A single genomic interval of Haloterrigena salifodinae harbors:
- a CDS encoding 30S ribosomal protein S27ae: MPRHELYDDDGSTEREQCPRCGDAFLADHGDRQHCGKCGYTEWE; encoded by the coding sequence ATGCCCCGACACGAACTCTACGACGACGACGGCAGCACCGAGCGCGAACAGTGCCCCCGCTGCGGGGACGCCTTCCTCGCCGACCACGGCGACCGCCAGCACTGCGGCAAGTGCGGCTACACCGAGTGGGAGTAA